A stretch of DNA from Esox lucius isolate fEsoLuc1 chromosome 18, fEsoLuc1.pri, whole genome shotgun sequence:
TTAAGGTCTTATCCAAATGTCACCTAATTGTTTCCCACTTGTTCATCCAAGTAGCTACCTCAAGTCATTTCTCGTCCTCTCGTCTTGTCTTTCAGGAGTAAGGAAGCCTTCGCAGACTGATTCAACCCAGCGTTTTCGACAACACTCCCACGTCTTCCTGACAGAACAGCCAAGTCCACAACCGAATCACCTTTAATAAAGACACGCATTTATCATAATGGTATGTTGGACAttgtgaattaattaattaatataatggCTTATTGAACCAGTTTATTGGAATTGGGTAAAATCGGTTCTTAGCTGTGTAGAGCTTTTTATTGTGACTGTGATTACTAACTTCAGAAGCACTCGTTTGTCTTCCTCTGAGAGGGAGTGTTTCTGATAACTGTGACGTTGCTATTCTTAGTGAATATTCATGGGTTCATGGGTACTCGTAATACTTTTCTAATCCTTCTTTGACGTGGAGAAAAATGAAATGGCTCCTAAAATTCTACACATTGTGTCCAGACGGAAATGGCCTTTAGATTTTCTTTGGGGCGACGGTCTGTCTATTTCCATTTCTGTTCTTTGATCTGGTACGCCAGTTGAGTCTGGCTAGCCTGGTTTAGTCTCAGGGACGACCGCAGTGGAGTGGCTGTCTGCTCTTCACCTGCCCGGGGCTGAAGAGACGACTGTCATGTTTAGTCAGCTTCCTCTGGGAAGCTTCCTCTTGTGTGTCTTCTGGCTGTCCCGGATGCGATCTCCCTACCTCACATTCCACTCCACATAATCCACGTGCTGGTGAAACTGACCCTTGAgtttttacaaaatgaacattgttttattaatgagcttgtggagaacagaggactttGATCATCTTGACTTGTCTATCCTCCAACGAGAGTGGTCAGCAGTAAGGCCTGAGGGTGTTTTTCAAAGTCGTTTTAACTGTGGAATAGTTAAATCACTTTGTTTTCTGTCTCCTTTCGCTTTTGCCCTCCCTTCTGTTGTCcatcctctctttctgtttgtcctcCATTACTCTCCTCCATCCCTAACTTTCTTTCCTCCGTTCTCTCCTGCCCTTTTGTCTCCTTTGTGTCCTCCGCCCCAGGGAGGTGTATGGTGACCGTGACAGAAGGGCCATGGCCAGCGAACCCCTCGAAGGCTTCCATGAGGTCAACTTGGCATCGCCTACCACCCCTGACCTCCATggcttgacctctgaccccagaTCCAACCGCCACAGGTAGCTAGCCATAAGCTAGAGGCTAGCCAGCTATTAGTTACAGAGCGTCGCTAGGTATAGATTAGAGGTCAGTTACTACAATAGTAACTGGGGAAACTCCGGTTAGCTGAATGAGTTAGAGCGGTTGCTACAGTCAGTATCCTAGATACCATATCCCGCCATggtgtccttgagcaaggcacgtATACCCCTTTAATGGCTCGTAATGCACTGCAAGTGAAATTGGTCTGTAAATCCTTCTCCTGCCTCTCCACAGCACACCTCCCAGCGCCCTCTATCGCACCCCCTCCCTCAGCTCGAGTCCCTGCCCCCCCAACGCTCTGAGAGCCGACCAGCTCCCCACCCAGCCTGTCTACTCAGCCCCCCGGCTGCTGGGCAATGAAGAGCCCCACAATGGAAGGTAAGTACCCTCTTTGGATTCCGCCCGGGCGCCCTGGCTTCTGTTCGTCAAGGTGCACCCTGAAATGTGTCCGAAATAAGCCCCTCCAGGGAACAATTGGAGGTGGAGTGCCTCTGTTCACAATCCCAGGCCCATGCCAGTCACCACAGATACTAGATGATATATGGTAATCCTAGCGAGTGGAAACGGTTGAAATTAGGTCCAGAATTTCCGTGCCATTGCTCTCCACGGGGTGGTTTATTTTAGTCAGTTAATGTATCCGTTACAGGAGAATGCTTCCACTAAGCTGTGATTGGCACCTTCAAAATACTGGTGATCTGCCCGCTCTGATGCTAATTGGGATGCTAACGTAGCGCATACTCTGCTACAAATCCCCAGTAGGCTAATGCTGGCTTATTTCAGATTGACCTGTGTGTTATGCTGGCAAGCCCACCCTCCCTGTCACCTTACGCTAGTTTACCCGCGGTTCTTTTGCAGTGTGCCGGGGTTGGAGCCCCCCTCACGGTCAGAGGCGGAGTCGGCAGAGGGGGTCTTCCTGcctggagaggaaggggaggagtgTCCGGGTCTGACCAATGACGGCCTGTCCCACCTCCGCAGCCCCTCTGTGATGGAGGTCAGAGAGAAAGGTTATGAGAGGCTGAAGGAGGAGCTGGTCAAAGCACAGCGGGTGAGACACCGCGTTCACGGCATTATGTGCAGTaacattttctctggttttcttttctAGTTTGACGTTTTTCATAATCGAGTGAATTCCATGCAGAAGATATGTGGCTCGTCTGCTCCTCTTTCCAAAGCAGTCATGTTGAATTCTGCCGCAGCGAATAATGTGTAATCGCCGCCCGCGCTGTCTCCCATTGCACTACAAGTCCCTTGCCAATGTGTATTTTTAAACCAATGCTCCTGAAAGCAGCTATTGCCATCCCTGATGGACGAGAACTCCAGCTGAGCCTCACAGCGAGCGCTGGGTTCTCTATGGTTACTGTTACACAGCCAGCACAACTCTGATGTTTAATCTGGATCCCATCTTTTCCCATCAGATATTTTTGATGGTCCCCTTATGTTTTTTTGGATCAAAATGTTCAACCACACAACTATTCTTTCGTGCTTCCtaacatgtatttttgtgtgtgttggattgGCCTGGGGAGGTTGAGTCAAAGGTCAGTGGGCGAAGTTCACATGTACTGCTGCCCAATGGGTGTGAATAATgcctactgctctttcagccaAAATACTCTCCCCTGTCTTTCCTCACATAGTTAGTCCAATAAAGCATTATATATAGATGAATAGATATATAGGTATAgttatagatagatatagaggtgtgtgtatatataatatatataatccAGTAAAGCATAACAGTTAGTTACATATAGAGATATAGATGGatatagaggtgtgtgtgtgtatatataatatatatataatccaGTAAAGCATAACAGTTAGTTACTGATTTTATACAGACAAACATTCaaatacatacagacatacatacatacatttagcACACAAGTTCTGCAGTCACACTGGCTATACAGATTCATATTTCCTTCCCATAATGGTTGAATAGTGACTGAgtgagaggggaggggtgtgAAGCAGAAGGACACGCCCAGCTCCCTACTGCTATAACAAGGTTTTCCCAGGCTCCTCCAGTGTACTGGGGAAGTGAAGGTTTATCTTATAACCACAGCCAGTAATAAAGTGGAGCTGAGTCACTGTTTAGACATGCTACAAAAAGAGGTTTGATGTGTTGAATCAGTCGGGCTCAGGTGTTGTTATTGACCTTTCCTGGCCTACGGGAGTTGACCTTACCCTGACCCCTGATGGATTTAGGATCACAGTTCCGCACTGTCCCTGAATGTTTAGTCTGAGAGGATGCAGCGTGTCATTCTCCCTGGAATACCCTGACTGGACTCTCCCTTCGTGGTGTCCTGTTTATCTCTTTTCCCACAACTGTTGTCCAAGTCATCCGCTCAGACAAACACCCGTCTGTCCCCGTCTTAAATCAGTTTATGGCTATTGGTCTGTATACAAGGACCTATTCAGCCGAGACAGGGATCAGCCAATCATGAGCCGTTACCAGTAATCAATTGACCgttgttttgtttcttcttaAATCAGTAATTAGGGGAAGCCAAGCAAAGAAAGTGGAGAAAAGGGGTCCCAGAGGGGCGAAACAGGTCTACATGTTGTTTTTACTTAGTAGTTAATTGCAGTCAGATGCTGTCCTGGGTCTGAGTCAGTCCCTGCTTAGTAACAACACATTTCTTtgataaaaacacttttcaaaaccTCTCGTACTCCACTGTGAAAATGGAGTGCAGGTCTTGTTTATCAGTAGAGTCATGCTGAGGTAAACCGTTTTGTGTTAGGCTCCCTAaccccaactcaccaccaggacAGTCCTCAACATGTCCACCTGGTCAATGTGTCCACCTGGTCATTGTGTCCACCTGGTCATTGTGTCCACCTGGTCAacatgtccacctggtcatgcgGCTGACTTGGATTATTTTTTATAGATGCTGTTCAAAGCcctcatgcatttattaattattacaatttgtacatCTTAACATTTTCACCCGGCACTGccggaagaggactggccacccctcggATTTTGGTtccactctaggtttcttcctaagtttaaacCCTATTAGGGAGTTTTCCCTAGCccaaaaagcgctttataaaatacagttgACTACCATGATTAGAACTGCAAGATGGCGCAGTGGTGAGGAGATCTGAGTAGTGTTCGAAAGGTCCCTGGTTTCCCTACTGTCAAGGTATTAGCGTGTTAACCCTAATTCCTAATTGCTCCTCCCACCCTGTGACATTAcccccaggttgttgctgtaattaAGAATGGTCTTTTAATCCTCTTGCCTGGTTGGTAAGGTTAAAATGAATTGAAGTCCTGAAGCTGTAAACTGTAATTtcgttatttatttttttacacatttaattGAGTTCCTCGATCTAATCGTGACAGGCCTAATGAAAACCTGCTCGGGCCTTTCAGGCCAGATTTAAACAGCTGTGGGATGAGGATGGACTGAATGAAGAGGAGGTATTGCAGAGTGAGGCCAGACTCTGAAACTGTGTTAATATTTTGTCTCAATTTATGGCCTTGTCTTTATCTTAATGCACGGAGACTGGGGAATTGTACTACCATAAATAAACGTGAAAAGCAGCGCAGACTTTTATATatcaatggggggggggtttaatcCCTCTTATATCTTAACAGCTCAGACGCTACATCCTGGACAAATCTGTCATAGCTAGGCAGGGAGAGCTCCTAACTCCCGCCCGCCTCCTTCCACATCTCCCTGTATTGAACACTTCTCTAtacctcccccacctccttcTCCCCCACATCTCCATGCCTCTCCTTTTATATACCCCATtctttctgtccctcccccAAAACATCTCCATCCATTGCCaagccctgtctctctatctgtatgtctgtctgtttttctgtctgtctggtcaaaATTAAAAGACCTCAGTCGATGCAAATGACTGTCTGTTTATCATATCTGAATAATTGTGTAGAATGCTGCAAATCTAACTAGATGAACAAGTAGATGGTtacttttatttctatttttattttgttatgttcAATTTCCAATACCTTTTCAGGAGCGATATTTCCACGACTAATTAAAACCTTATTTTTCCCATGGCTCTCTCTTGTCCGTATGCAGCCGAGaagtagtaaaaaaaacaagtatctTATCGCCACTCAACTGTAGAGATGTTTGCCCTGCAGGCTAGCCTGCTGTACCTGGTAGAGAAGCGGCTGTGTCGTCTCGGCCCAGGGACGCAGAGGATTCTGATATGTCTTGTCCGCCTTATTTAAGTACTGGGTGTGCCGAAAGGGTTTCGCGACGTCTCGCCTTGCCCCCGGAGTGCActaataaagtgtgtgtgtttgcgttcGAGTCCTGTTTAAATACAGTCTGCGTGTGTATAACTGCCGCTGCTTCGTGTTATTCTCGGTGTACCCGTGTTCGTTTGAGAAACTAACCATGTATGTGTTCGTTTCGTAGATGTTTACTTTTAATCCCGTTTCCCAACAACAGATCGCGTGCCTCTTCCCAGATCGTCGTTCAGTATTTTCATACGAAGTGCCTTTTTTTTGGTACAGGGCCGTATTGTTGAATGTAGGGATAACATTGGATTTTTGTGAGTGAAACAttgcccctctctgtctgtctgggtctgtctgtgtgcgtacTGTGCATGCCGGTCTACACACACTCttagaacattcacacacatttagGCTGGTTCTACACTGGCAgctcatttctgtttatttcctAAGACATCTTTCCATTCCATTTTCTTTCAGAGCAGATCtgattggtaaaaaaaaacaggagcGGTGTAGAAAATCAACTGAATTGTGATGCCTGTGCGTTCTGGCTGTGTACCATGTTACATTGAGCAGAAAATGCCTGTTATTGTTTACTCATTATTTCAGCTTTAGAAAAACCTATCAGATCCCCCcgtttgttttaattgtttcatcattattattattattactacgtCATTATTACTACCTCATTTGTtcatcattttttttgtttgtgtttttcatttcgTTTTTTCATTTCTGAAGGATCTTAAGTTAAAAGACGAAGAGTGTGAAAGGCTTTCTAAAATCAGGGACCAACTGGGAcaggagctggaggagctgaCTGCTAGCCTGTTTGAGGTTGGTCTGTCCAGCTAATTCATCCCTCCAGAAACACTCAGCTTCCTTCCTTGTGATGAACGTGTCTGGCTTCTCTCCTCTATTCTCTTATGTAGCGAGTTAAACAATTACCCACCTTTACCTcaccctctctatctgtcttcCTATCGccccaatttatttatttaaaaaataaatacaattgtttgTAGACACAGTAACCCTCAGCTCCGTTTTTTTTCTGCgggtgcctgtgtctgtctgtgaaagACTGGGATTTTCTTGGCTTACGTTAGGTTTCAGGGTTCTCTCCTTTGGTGTGTCGTGTGAGGATTATTTTGCGGTTAGCAATCAGGGTGATAACTGATGCATTGTGGGTCTAACATCTGTGCCTTCTTACAGGAAGCTCACAAGATGGTCCGTGAGGCTAACATCAAGCAGTCCACAGCAGAGAAGCAGCTGAAGGAAGCACACGGGAAGGTGAGGACTGAACGAACGAACGCACGCCATAAtaacacacgcgcacgcacacaaacaaacaaaaacacacacacacacacaaccattcccCATCCAAAATGGAGTCAGATGGAGTAGCGGACCCTCTCTGGTGTAATGGTCTCCTAATGAGCACTCTGTATGCCACAAGGAGGGTGCACATGCAAGGCCACGTGCTAGCTGATTGACAAGTGCTCTTCACCACAGGCACCTTTCTCGTCCGTCTATTGGACCAGAAATCCCAAAGTAATGTTTTCAAAAGATCAGGAAGTGTTAGCCTATAATAAATGGTTGGCGCAGGTGAGTGTTCTTGTTCCTCGTAGCCCCCTATGCCGTATATTTTAATCTATAATTAGGACgtcaattacaaaaataaagcgTAAGTTGTACGGTTGACCGATAGACCAACCCGTTTGTCATTTGCACTAGTGGCCCGATTGCCAGTTTAGCCCAGATAGAAATGTCTGAAACTGTAGCTCACTGTAGCAACATCAGCTTGGATTAGTGCAGTGACTGAAGGCCGTGACAGTGAGGCCCGACTTGGTGGCAAATATCCAGGATCTTTATAGAGATTTCTTGGTTTCCCAGAAATCCCTGCTGGTGTTTCTTGGATTCCCTGCTCATTCCAGAAACCTCCAACCAGGATTCAAGGAAAACCCAAGAATTTATTGAACGTTCCGCAACTTCTGCAACCCAACTAATGTGAAAGGGTCTGTGAGGCTGGCATTGGGTATTAGTGGGTGAGAACCGTGTTCCTGGGCTGCTGTGGTGGAAGACATGGTGCTTTTCATAATCGACCTTGGTCGGTAAAGACACAATTGAACCAACTGAATAAATTCCTGGACCAGACATTATGAgatgtgtgtggctgtctgcAAACATAATTGGCGTCTCACAGCAGTAATCTGAAAGAATGCGCTTACTTTTCTCAGTCAACTCAATGTGACGTGTCCTTCATAGAACATTGCTTGTGTGAGGTAACGAGGAGAAATGGAGAGGCAGGGCGTCTAGCACATCTTGAAATCGTAATCTTTCTATGAATTTGGCTCTAGCTGGTTGAGTGGTTGGGGTGATTAGCGACTATGACTTTGTCCTTGAAAGCTCAGACAAAAACCCTGGTTTCACCTGGTCTCCCATAATATAACCCGGTCTCCCTGCTCCATCCACTCTTCTGCCCCAGATTGATGTGCTCCAGGCGGAGGTGGCAGCCCTGAAGACTTTGGTCCTGTCCACGTCCCCCACCTCGCCCTGCCATGACCTGCCCGGGGGCGCCAAGGCCGCCTTCAAGAAGGGGCACGGCCGAAACAAGAGCACCAGCAGTGCCATGTTGGGCAGCGGGCAGGACCTTAGCGCCACACAGCCCATCGTACGCGACTGCCGAGAGGTTGGAGCCTCTCACATACTGAAATGGGCCTTTTTATTGGGGGGGaccccaaaacatttgaaataggcCTATTTATGGGGgggaccccaaacctttgaatggtggTGTACGTGATTTATTGTTCCAGCTACCACGTCTGTCATTCTTACGGCTgcatttctcctccctctctccctttgtctgtcTCCCTCAAATCTTCCTCTTCACTACTTCCTGTTGCAAATCCAGTCAGTCCCACTGGCATGATAAGCCTTTTCAATGTTTCAGCAGCGTGGGGTCTAACACACAAATGCCTATAAATGACGCGTAGGTGTCTGGATATTAATTAAACTTGGTGAGCACATTCACCCCTCTGGTATGACATTGTGTGTGTAAACTTGATCAGGTTGAACACATGGTGGCACTATAAGGACCATGTGTCTATGTCTCCTATACTGTTTGACAAAGACTGGGGAAATATTGCTTGTGCATTCAGGTATAAGTCCAGATAATctcagaaatgtgtgttttgtttggtcaACAGGTGGACATTTAGTGAAGCTCACTGGCAATGGCGGCCATATTGTTTTAGACCGCTCTGAAAATGTGGAGTTAAATGTTATGTACCTTATGGGAGACTTTTATGTCAACGCTGTTTCCTGCTTTATTGGCTGTTGTTATTCTgtgaccccgcccccccccccactgcggTGATGATCAGCTGGAAGTCTCTTTGAACACCAGTGAAATGGAGAGCTGCGAGTGCAGTAAATAATCCGTTACTCCAACCGGGTCCTTCTGGAGgttgaagtgtgtgtttgtgatgttaaaatatattttatttcacacacctcctcttcctgctcctcTTAGGTGGACAGCCAGCTGTTCAGTGAGTTTAAGGTATGGAAGGAGGATCCTAGTCTGGACAAGACCAGCTCCTTCCTGGAGAGagtgtacagggaggacatCTACCCCTGCCTCACCTTCTCCAAGAgtgaggtacacacacacacacacacacacacacaaagagatgATTCCTGGATGTCAACAGCCCATCTAACTCTGCCTTACCTTTAGGTGTCAGCCTAGATATGGATATCTGTATGTAGGTCTACAGACATCTGTTTGCTGGTCTGTAGTAGTTTATATGCTGGTCTATAGTTATTTATATACTGGTCTATGGTTATTTGTATGCTGGTTTATcgttatttgaatatttgaatgCTTTTTTTAACTCCTAATGTCCTGGATTGGCAGAAATAACATGGCTTTATTATTCTGAAAGCACTCAAAATAGGCTGCACTGTCAGACTGCCCTCCTGTGGTAGGATTGAGGTGCTGCTCAGATCAATTTCTTTTGTTTAGATTCTAATTCTTTTGCACACAcctttatccagagtgacttactgGAGCTTAGGTTTAACGTTCTTGGTCAATGGtagaacaatacatttttgccgTCTAGGGGATTCGATCCTGCAACCGTTTGGTttttggtcagatgctctaaccccTAGGCTACTTGTCTCGAGTCCCACAAGAATTTCAGTTGTGGTGGAGCTGTGCAATATCTAATGCATGGTGTGCATTTCGT
This window harbors:
- the rab3ip gene encoding rab-3A-interacting protein isoform X3 translates to MASEPLEGFHEVNLASPTTPDLHGLTSDPRSNRHSTPPSALYRTPSLSSSPCPPNALRADQLPTQPVYSAPRLLGNEEPHNGSVPGLEPPSRSEAESAEGVFLPGEEGEECPGLTNDGLSHLRSPSVMEVREKGYERLKEELVKAQRDLKLKDEECERLSKIRDQLGQELEELTASLFEEAHKMVREANIKQSTAEKQLKEAHGKIDVLQAEVAALKTLVLSTSPTSPCHDLPGGAKAAFKKGHGRNKSTSSAMLGSGQDLSATQPIVRDCREVDSQLFSEFKVWKEDPSLDKTSSFLERVYREDIYPCLTFSKSELGSAILEAVERNTLSVEPVGFQPLPVVKASAVECGGPKSRLFATSSPIFVT
- the rab3ip gene encoding rab-3A-interacting protein isoform X2 — translated: MASEPLEGFHEVNLASPTTPDLHGLTSDPRSNRHSTPPSALYRTPSLSSSPCPPNALRADQLPTQPVYSAPRLLGNEEPHNGSVPGLEPPSRSEAESAEGVFLPGEEGEECPGLTNDGLSHLRSPSVMEVREKGYERLKEELVKAQREAHKMVREANIKQSTAEKQLKEAHGKIDVLQAEVAALKTLVLSTSPTSPCHDLPGGAKAAFKKGHGRNKSTSSAMLGSGQDLSATQPIVRDCREVDSQLFSEFKVWKEDPSLDKTSSFLERVYREDIYPCLTFSKSELGSAILEAVERNTLSVEPVGFQPLPVVKASAVECGGPKKCALSGQTKTCKHRIKFGDSSNSFYVSPFCRYRITSVCNFFTYIRYINQGLVKQQDAEQMFWEVMQLRREMSFAKLGYYKEEL
- the rab3ip gene encoding rab-3A-interacting protein isoform X1 translates to MASEPLEGFHEVNLASPTTPDLHGLTSDPRSNRHSTPPSALYRTPSLSSSPCPPNALRADQLPTQPVYSAPRLLGNEEPHNGSVPGLEPPSRSEAESAEGVFLPGEEGEECPGLTNDGLSHLRSPSVMEVREKGYERLKEELVKAQRDLKLKDEECERLSKIRDQLGQELEELTASLFEEAHKMVREANIKQSTAEKQLKEAHGKIDVLQAEVAALKTLVLSTSPTSPCHDLPGGAKAAFKKGHGRNKSTSSAMLGSGQDLSATQPIVRDCREVDSQLFSEFKVWKEDPSLDKTSSFLERVYREDIYPCLTFSKSELGSAILEAVERNTLSVEPVGFQPLPVVKASAVECGGPKKCALSGQTKTCKHRIKFGDSSNSFYVSPFCRYRITSVCNFFTYIRYINQGLVKQQDAEQMFWEVMQLRREMSFAKLGYYKEEL
- the rab3ip gene encoding rab-3A-interacting protein isoform X4, which produces MASEPLEGFHEVNLASPTTPDLHGLTSDPRSNRHSTPPSALYRTPSLSSSPCPPNALRADQLPTQPVYSAPRLLGNEEPHNGSVPGLEPPSRSEAESAEGVFLPGEEGEECPGLTNDGLSHLRSPSVMEVREKGYERLKEELVKAQRDLKLKDEECERLSKIRDQLGQELEELTASLFEEAHKMVREANIKQSTAEKQLKEAHGKIDVLQAEVAALKTLVLSTSPTSPCHDLPGGAKAAFKKGHGRNKSTSSAMLGSGQDLSATQPIVRDCREVDSQLFSEFKVWKEDPSLDKTSSFLERVYREDIYPCLTFSKSELGSAILEAVERNTLSVEPVGFQPLPVVKASAVECGGPNNAFAWLTYSFS